One Micromonospora eburnea genomic region harbors:
- a CDS encoding O-antigen ligase family protein: protein MFALVPLWWALGAFYLGWSVFGVVLLALLVARGRVPLPTGTACWLVFLVLVLLSATRLDRATAYLTFGLRYGFLVTALVVGVYVYTLVREQTSWDRVLRPLGWYWLGIVALGWLAVLVPTFALTTPVEMALPGGVAGERYLQALTHVHANEFNPLSRAPIYRPTAPYPYTNNWGTAYALLVPCVLAYLTSVRTGWFRVALWVSLPLSVVPAFLTLNRGMFVGLGAGLLYLALRALVRGNARLIVTIGGLVLLVWIVSLVVPVQEMINARVASTGTNADRMDLYARTWQAVERSPLLGHGAPKSVDTTLAEEPLGTQGLLWQILYSHGIPALLVFLAWLVLVARRLAVAVSPAGHWLSTVPVIALVVIPVYAYLDPNLSVIFFAVGAGLAAVAGPVNRAPLGPSSLSRPAPLTRWREGTT from the coding sequence ATGTTCGCGCTGGTGCCGCTCTGGTGGGCGCTCGGCGCCTTCTACCTCGGCTGGTCGGTGTTCGGGGTCGTCCTGCTCGCCCTGCTGGTGGCCCGCGGCCGGGTGCCGCTGCCCACCGGCACCGCCTGCTGGCTGGTCTTCCTCGTCCTGGTGCTGCTCAGCGCCACCCGGCTGGACCGGGCCACCGCCTACCTGACCTTCGGGCTGCGCTACGGCTTCCTGGTGACCGCCCTGGTGGTCGGCGTGTACGTGTACACCCTGGTCCGCGAGCAGACCTCGTGGGACCGGGTGCTGCGCCCGCTCGGCTGGTACTGGCTGGGCATCGTGGCGCTGGGCTGGCTGGCGGTGCTCGTGCCCACCTTCGCGCTGACCACGCCGGTGGAGATGGCCCTGCCGGGCGGGGTGGCCGGTGAGCGCTACCTCCAGGCGCTGACCCACGTCCACGCGAACGAGTTCAACCCGCTGTCCCGGGCGCCGATCTACCGCCCCACCGCGCCGTACCCGTACACCAACAACTGGGGGACGGCGTACGCGCTGCTGGTCCCGTGTGTGCTGGCGTACCTGACCTCGGTGCGGACCGGGTGGTTCCGGGTGGCGCTCTGGGTGTCGCTGCCGCTGTCGGTGGTGCCGGCGTTCCTGACCCTCAACCGGGGCATGTTCGTCGGCCTCGGCGCCGGGCTGCTCTACCTGGCGCTGCGCGCCCTGGTCCGGGGCAACGCGCGGCTGATCGTGACGATCGGCGGGCTGGTCCTGCTGGTCTGGATCGTCAGCCTGGTCGTCCCGGTACAGGAGATGATCAACGCGCGAGTCGCCAGCACCGGCACCAACGCCGACCGGATGGACCTGTACGCGCGGACCTGGCAGGCGGTGGAACGCTCCCCGCTGCTCGGCCACGGCGCGCCGAAGAGCGTGGACACCACGCTGGCCGAGGAGCCGCTGGGCACCCAGGGCCTGCTCTGGCAGATTCTCTACAGCCACGGCATCCCCGCGCTGCTGGTCTTCCTGGCCTGGCTGGTGCTGGTCGCCCGGCGGCTGGCCGTCGCGGTCTCGCCGGCCGGGCACTGGCTGAGCACCGTCCCGGTGATCGCGCTGGTGGTCATCCCGGTCTACGCCTACCTCGACCCGAACCTGTCGGTGATCTTCTTCGCCGTGGGGGCCGGGCTGGCGGCGGTCGCCGGGCCGGTGAACCGGGCCCCGCTCGGCCCGTCCAGCCTGTCCAGGCCGGCCCCGTTGACCCGGTGGCGGGAGGGGACGACATGA
- a CDS encoding polysaccharide biosynthesis C-terminal domain-containing protein — translation MTGPGTSATATTGEREVRRGTRSGLVGLVGAAVNGLLGFALTVLIVRGLGPAGSGAVFTAIGVVTVLGGLCCAGADTALVWALPRRTTGRDGDAARLLPVALLPALSFTVAVAAAGVVLAGPLAPVFFDPGTSGGADLFRLAFAGLPFVVALAVLLAAVRGVRPVTALVAVQYVLLPAARPALVLVALAAGAGVTGVFAGWLAPALVAGLVCVVLLVRPLGLAAGATLRPTGRDWRMLWGFALPRAASAAVDAGSMWLAVLLTAALADQVEAGVIGAVGRYALAGLLVMQGLRVAVAPQLSRLLGQGHAVEAAMVYRRVTSVVIALSWPGYLLLAIFAPGFLLLFGADFTAGASALVVLAGAMMVNSGTGIVQTMLLMSGSSGRHLFAAATGLVLNVGLAPVLIPPYGALGAALCWAAGITVENVVAAVAARRVVGEPLVTRGVLRVALVSASATAAVAGTVAAAAGRGVAGLALTLGVAALLAVAPLPHPRVRRRLRAALVGWTPR, via the coding sequence ATGACCGGGCCGGGTACGTCGGCCACCGCCACCACCGGCGAACGCGAGGTCCGGCGTGGTACCCGCAGCGGGCTGGTCGGGCTGGTCGGGGCGGCCGTCAACGGACTGCTCGGCTTCGCGCTGACCGTGTTGATCGTCCGTGGGCTGGGACCCGCCGGCTCCGGCGCCGTGTTCACCGCGATCGGTGTCGTCACCGTGCTGGGCGGGCTCTGCTGTGCGGGCGCGGACACCGCGCTGGTCTGGGCGCTGCCCCGCCGGACCACGGGCCGCGACGGGGACGCCGCTCGCCTGCTGCCGGTCGCGCTGCTGCCGGCGCTGTCGTTCACCGTGGCCGTGGCGGCGGCCGGCGTCGTCCTGGCCGGGCCGCTGGCGCCGGTGTTCTTCGACCCGGGTACGAGCGGCGGCGCCGACCTGTTCCGGTTGGCCTTCGCCGGCCTGCCGTTCGTGGTGGCGCTGGCCGTGCTGCTCGCCGCCGTTCGCGGGGTCCGCCCGGTAACCGCCCTGGTCGCCGTGCAGTACGTGCTGCTTCCCGCGGCCCGGCCCGCGCTGGTGCTGGTCGCGCTCGCCGCCGGCGCGGGGGTGACCGGTGTCTTCGCCGGCTGGCTCGCCCCCGCGCTGGTGGCCGGGCTGGTCTGCGTGGTGTTGCTGGTCCGGCCGCTCGGCCTCGCCGCCGGTGCCACCCTGCGTCCGACCGGCCGGGACTGGCGCATGCTCTGGGGGTTCGCGCTGCCCAGGGCCGCGTCGGCGGCCGTCGACGCCGGCAGCATGTGGCTGGCCGTGCTGCTCACCGCCGCACTCGCCGACCAGGTCGAGGCCGGCGTGATCGGTGCGGTCGGCCGGTACGCCCTCGCCGGGCTGCTCGTCATGCAGGGCCTGCGGGTGGCCGTCGCCCCGCAACTGTCCCGGCTGCTCGGTCAGGGCCACGCCGTCGAGGCGGCGATGGTCTACCGGCGGGTCACCAGCGTGGTCATCGCGTTGTCCTGGCCGGGGTACCTGCTGCTCGCGATCTTCGCGCCGGGCTTCCTGCTGCTGTTCGGCGCGGATTTCACCGCCGGTGCGTCCGCCCTGGTGGTCCTCGCCGGGGCCATGATGGTCAACTCCGGTACCGGCATCGTGCAGACGATGCTGCTGATGAGCGGCAGCAGCGGGCGACACCTGTTCGCCGCCGCCACCGGTCTGGTGCTCAACGTCGGGCTGGCCCCGGTGTTGATCCCGCCGTACGGCGCACTCGGCGCGGCGCTGTGCTGGGCCGCCGGCATCACCGTGGAGAACGTGGTCGCCGCCGTGGCCGCCCGCCGGGTCGTCGGGGAACCGCTGGTCACGCGGGGGGTGCTGCGCGTCGCGCTGGTCTCGGCGTCGGCCACCGCCGCCGTGGCCGGGACCGTGGCGGCGGCGGCCGGCCGTGGCGTGGCCGGACTCGCCCTCACCCTCGGGGTCGCGGCGCTGCTCGCCGTCGCGCCGCTGCCGCACCCCCGGGTACGCCGACGCCTGCGGGCCGCCCTGGTGGGGTGGACGCCGCGATGA
- a CDS encoding sulfotransferase domain-containing protein produces the protein MATLRDRVKALAPAPLVTGVRESLVRYGERTSDRRPLPDFLIIGTKRGGTTSLWRYLLEHPLVPRLFPAWNTKTSHYFEDNFVRGEAWYRSHFPTVKQRQALERRHGGPSRVGEAAPLYMFHPLAPGRVADLVPSVRLIVLLRDPVERAYSHWKERRAEGVEPLGFAAALAAEEERTAGERERLVADPTYVSNAYDWYSYRARGRYLDHLTPWLDRFGREQLLVLPSETLYREPATTYARVLDFLGLPPYRLDRYEVFNDRRGGAMDPAVRAELTRYYAPRNQALADRLGMTFDWAG, from the coding sequence ATGGCGACGCTGCGGGACCGGGTGAAGGCGCTGGCACCCGCGCCGCTCGTGACCGGGGTGCGCGAGTCCCTGGTCCGGTACGGGGAGCGCACCAGCGACCGACGCCCGCTGCCGGACTTCCTCATCATCGGCACCAAGCGCGGCGGCACCACCTCGCTCTGGCGCTACCTGCTGGAGCACCCGCTGGTGCCCCGGCTCTTCCCGGCCTGGAACACCAAGACCTCGCACTACTTCGAGGACAACTTCGTCCGGGGCGAGGCGTGGTACCGCTCGCACTTCCCCACCGTGAAGCAACGGCAGGCGCTGGAGCGCCGGCACGGTGGGCCGTCCCGGGTGGGGGAGGCCGCGCCGCTGTACATGTTCCACCCGCTGGCCCCGGGGCGGGTCGCCGACCTGGTCCCGTCGGTGAGGCTGATCGTCCTGCTGCGGGATCCGGTGGAGCGGGCGTACTCGCACTGGAAGGAGCGGCGTGCCGAGGGCGTGGAGCCGCTGGGCTTCGCCGCGGCCCTGGCCGCCGAGGAGGAGCGGACGGCGGGGGAGCGGGAGAGGCTGGTCGCCGACCCGACGTACGTCAGCAACGCCTACGACTGGTACAGCTACCGGGCCCGGGGCCGCTACCTGGATCATCTGACGCCCTGGCTGGACCGGTTCGGCCGGGAGCAGTTGTTGGTCCTGCCCAGCGAGACCCTCTACCGGGAACCGGCCACCACGTACGCCCGGGTGCTGGACTTCCTCGGCCTGCCGCCGTACCGGCTCGACCGGTACGAGGTGTTCAACGACCGGCGCGGCGGCGCCATGGACCCGGCGGTCCGGGCCGAGCTGACCCGGTACTACGCGCCGCGCAACCAGGCCCTCGCCGACCGGCTGGGTATGACCTTCGACTGGGCGGGCTGA
- the aroC gene encoding chorismate synthase gives MLRWLTAGESHGPALVALLEGVPAGIELTTGEISGELARRRLGYGRGARMSFEQDEVEFIGGLRHGVTIGSPVAIRVGNSEWPKWQTVMAADPVDPEELAGQARNAPLTRPRPGHADLAGMQKYGHTDARPILERASARETAARVAVGTVAKALVRQALGVEIVSHVVELGPVAVKPGLRPTPEDAARIDADPLRCLDPEASARMVAEVDAAKKAADTLGGVVEVLAYGVPPGLGSHVQWDRKLDARLATALMSIQAIKGVEIGDGWQQARSRGSEAHDEIMPTATGVRRVTDRAGGLEGGITTGEPLRVKAAMKPISSLNRALSTVDVTTGEPATAINQRSDVCAVPAAAVVAEAMVALVLAEAAVEKFGGDSIAEMRRNLTGYLDALVIK, from the coding sequence GTGTTGCGCTGGTTGACCGCAGGTGAATCGCACGGACCCGCCCTCGTCGCGCTGCTGGAGGGGGTGCCCGCCGGCATCGAGCTGACCACCGGGGAGATCTCCGGTGAGCTGGCCCGCCGCCGGCTCGGCTATGGCCGGGGCGCCCGGATGTCGTTCGAGCAGGACGAGGTCGAGTTCATCGGTGGCCTGCGGCACGGCGTGACGATCGGCAGCCCGGTGGCGATCCGGGTCGGTAACTCCGAGTGGCCCAAGTGGCAGACCGTGATGGCCGCCGACCCGGTCGACCCGGAGGAACTGGCCGGGCAGGCCCGCAACGCCCCGCTCACCCGCCCCCGCCCCGGCCACGCCGACCTGGCCGGCATGCAGAAGTACGGCCACACCGACGCCCGCCCGATCCTGGAGCGGGCCAGTGCCCGGGAGACCGCCGCCCGGGTCGCCGTCGGCACGGTCGCCAAGGCCCTGGTGAGGCAGGCGCTCGGCGTCGAGATCGTCTCCCATGTGGTGGAGTTGGGCCCGGTAGCGGTCAAGCCCGGCCTGCGTCCGACCCCCGAGGACGCCGCCCGGATCGACGCCGACCCGCTGCGCTGCCTCGACCCGGAGGCCAGCGCCCGGATGGTGGCGGAGGTCGACGCCGCGAAGAAGGCGGCCGACACCCTCGGCGGCGTGGTCGAGGTGCTCGCGTACGGGGTGCCGCCGGGGCTGGGCAGCCACGTGCAGTGGGACCGCAAGCTCGACGCCCGGCTGGCCACCGCGCTGATGTCGATTCAGGCGATCAAGGGCGTGGAGATCGGCGACGGCTGGCAGCAGGCCCGCTCGCGGGGCTCCGAGGCGCACGACGAGATCATGCCCACCGCCACCGGCGTACGGCGGGTGACCGACCGGGCCGGGGGGCTGGAGGGCGGCATCACCACCGGCGAGCCGCTGCGGGTGAAGGCGGCGATGAAGCCGATCTCCTCGCTGAACCGGGCCCTGTCCACGGTCGACGTCACCACCGGCGAGCCGGCCACCGCGATCAACCAGCGTTCCGACGTCTGCGCCGTGCCGGCCGCGGCGGTGGTGGCCGAGGCGATGGTGGCCCTGGTGCTGGCCGAGGCGGCGGTGGAGAAGTTCGGCGGCGACTCGATCGCCGAGATGCGCCGGAACCTGACCGGCTACCTCGATGCGTTGGTGATCAAATGA
- a CDS encoding shikimate kinase: MSTRPVCVLVGAPGSGKTTVGEALAAALGVAFRDTDTDIEEMAGKPIPEIFVDEGEEHFRTLERAAVAAALASHPGVLALGGGAVLAEETRAALVGHTVVHLSVELPDAVKRIGLGAGRPLLALNPRATLKYLMEQRRPLYAEVATATVVTDGRTPEEIAADIQAVLKH; encoded by the coding sequence ATGAGCACCCGGCCGGTCTGTGTGCTGGTCGGGGCGCCCGGCTCCGGCAAGACCACGGTGGGGGAGGCGCTCGCCGCGGCGCTCGGCGTCGCGTTCCGGGACACCGACACCGACATCGAGGAGATGGCCGGCAAGCCCATCCCGGAGATCTTCGTGGACGAGGGGGAGGAGCATTTCCGTACCCTCGAACGGGCGGCGGTGGCGGCGGCGCTGGCCTCGCATCCGGGCGTGCTCGCCCTCGGCGGCGGCGCGGTCCTCGCCGAGGAGACCCGCGCCGCGCTGGTCGGGCACACCGTCGTGCACCTGTCGGTGGAGTTGCCCGACGCGGTGAAGCGCATCGGCCTGGGCGCCGGCCGCCCGTTGCTGGCGCTCAACCCACGGGCCACCCTCAAATACCTGATGGAGCAACGCCGCCCGCTCTACGCGGAGGTGGCGACCGCGACGGTGGTCACCGACGGGCGCACCCCGGAGGAGATCGCCGCCGATATTCAGGCGGTCCTGAAACACTGA
- a CDS encoding helix-turn-helix domain-containing protein yields the protein MDFDMWIRALKAARASADVSQEQLASLVKWSPSTVAAIETGRRRPTREFAIAADEVLGTGGLLAELLEAADRERSPSWFATWRSYESQAARLRAFEPCLIPGLLQTEEYARAIISAGGLNSPEKVDELVSVRMERQQLLTRDDPPELVAILDESALRRPVGGPAVLDSQLGHLLELARLPHVRLHVIPNDVGAHVGLASGFILADLPGDEQVLYLETAARGQVVDDPDALRLIRRKWDSLLGEALSERASLDLITKLKVTP from the coding sequence ATGGACTTCGACATGTGGATCCGGGCGCTGAAGGCCGCACGTGCGAGTGCGGACGTCTCGCAGGAGCAGCTGGCGAGCCTGGTCAAGTGGAGTCCGTCCACCGTCGCGGCGATCGAGACCGGCCGGCGGAGGCCGACCCGGGAATTCGCGATCGCGGCGGACGAGGTCCTGGGGACCGGCGGCCTGCTGGCCGAACTGCTGGAGGCGGCCGACCGGGAACGTTCGCCGAGCTGGTTCGCCACGTGGCGTTCCTACGAGTCGCAAGCCGCACGGCTGCGCGCCTTCGAGCCCTGTCTGATCCCGGGGCTGCTCCAGACCGAGGAGTACGCCCGCGCGATCATCTCGGCCGGCGGACTGAACTCGCCGGAAAAGGTCGACGAGTTGGTCAGCGTACGGATGGAGCGGCAGCAACTGCTGACCCGCGACGATCCGCCGGAACTCGTCGCCATCCTCGACGAGAGCGCGCTGCGTCGGCCGGTCGGCGGCCCTGCGGTGCTGGATTCGCAACTCGGGCACCTGCTGGAGCTTGCCCGGCTCCCGCACGTCCGGCTCCACGTCATTCCCAATGATGTCGGCGCGCATGTCGGGCTTGCGAGCGGGTTCATTCTGGCGGACCTGCCCGGTGACGAGCAGGTGCTGTATCTGGAGACCGCCGCCCGGGGGCAGGTCGTGGACGATCCGGACGCGTTGCGTCTGATTCGGCGTAAGTGGGATAGCCTGCTGGGTGAAGCTCTCTCCGAGCGGGCCTCGCTGGATCTGATCACGAAGCTGAAGGTGACCCCATGA
- a CDS encoding DUF397 domain-containing protein: MIVIGGPRWRTSTRSADGGGNCVEVADNLPGRVLVRDSKDRQGPVLAFGPAAWRAFLGYAKTRS, translated from the coding sequence ATGATCGTCATCGGTGGCCCTCGCTGGCGGACGTCGACCCGGTCCGCAGATGGCGGTGGCAACTGCGTCGAGGTCGCGGACAACCTGCCGGGTCGGGTGCTGGTCCGCGACAGCAAGGATCGGCAGGGGCCCGTGTTGGCCTTCGGTCCCGCGGCCTGGCGCGCATTCCTCGGGTACGCCAAAACCCGCTCGTAG
- the aroB gene encoding 3-dehydroquinate synthase → MDEVTRIPVGGERPYDVLVGRDLLDALPPLLPDASRVAVLHAPPLKALADALGERLRAAGMAPLPIEVPDAEAGKHVDVAAACWDRLGEAGFTRTDAVVGVGGGAVTDLAGFVAACWLRGVRWVPVATSLLGMVDAAVGGKTGINTAAGKNLVGAFHPPAGVLCDLATLDSLPPVDLAAGLAEVVKCGFIADPVILDLVERDPAAALDPTGPVTRELIERAVRVKADVVSGDLRESGVREVLNYGHTLAHAIEKVEGYRWRHGHAVAVGLVYAAALARLAGRLDDATAERHRAVLGLLGLPTGYRADAWQRLLATMRVDKKARGSTLRFVVLDGLARPAILAGPSDELLACAYREVSG, encoded by the coding sequence ATGGACGAGGTGACCCGCATTCCGGTCGGCGGCGAACGGCCGTACGACGTGCTGGTGGGGCGTGACCTGCTCGACGCGCTGCCCCCGCTACTGCCCGACGCCTCCCGGGTGGCGGTGCTGCACGCGCCACCGCTGAAGGCGCTGGCCGATGCGCTCGGCGAGCGGCTGCGCGCGGCCGGGATGGCCCCGCTGCCGATCGAGGTGCCCGACGCCGAGGCCGGCAAGCACGTCGACGTGGCCGCCGCCTGCTGGGACCGGCTCGGCGAGGCCGGGTTCACCCGTACCGACGCGGTGGTCGGGGTGGGCGGCGGCGCGGTGACCGACCTGGCCGGCTTCGTGGCGGCCTGCTGGCTGCGCGGGGTGCGTTGGGTGCCGGTGGCGACCTCGCTGCTGGGCATGGTCGACGCCGCGGTCGGCGGCAAGACCGGGATCAACACGGCGGCCGGCAAGAACCTGGTCGGCGCCTTCCACCCGCCGGCCGGGGTGCTGTGCGACCTCGCCACCCTGGACAGCCTGCCCCCGGTCGACCTGGCCGCCGGTCTGGCCGAGGTGGTCAAGTGCGGGTTCATCGCCGATCCGGTGATCCTCGACCTGGTCGAGCGGGACCCGGCCGCCGCGCTGGACCCGACCGGTCCGGTCACGCGGGAGCTGATCGAGCGGGCCGTGCGGGTCAAGGCGGACGTGGTCTCCGGAGACCTCCGCGAGTCCGGGGTACGCGAGGTGCTCAACTACGGGCACACCCTGGCGCACGCGATCGAGAAGGTGGAGGGATACCGCTGGCGGCACGGTCACGCCGTCGCGGTGGGCCTGGTCTACGCGGCCGCCCTGGCCCGGCTCGCCGGTCGGCTGGACGACGCCACCGCCGAGCGGCACCGGGCCGTGCTGGGCCTGCTCGGCCTGCCCACCGGCTACCGGGCCGACGCCTGGCAGCGCCTGCTGGCCACCATGCGGGTGGACAAGAAGGCCCGGGGGAGCACGCTGCGCTTCGTGGTGCTGGACGGGCTGGCCCGCCCGGCGATCCTGGCGGGCCCGTCCGACGAGCTGCTGGCGTGCGCCTACCGGGAGGTGTCCGGGTGA
- the aroQ gene encoding type II 3-dehydroquinate dehydratase yields the protein MRVYVLNGPNLGRLGTRQVDVYGMTSYADLVSMCVETGQELGLDVVVRQTDAEHELLGWLHEAADEGAAVVLNPAAWSHYSIAVRDACAMLRAPLVEVHISNIHAREEFRHHSVVSAVATGVICGLGVDGYRLALRHLASRAAVEGRSA from the coding sequence GTGAGGGTCTACGTGCTCAACGGGCCGAACCTGGGGCGGCTCGGCACCCGCCAGGTCGACGTGTACGGGATGACCAGCTACGCCGACCTGGTGAGCATGTGTGTGGAGACCGGCCAGGAGTTGGGGCTGGACGTGGTGGTCCGGCAGACCGATGCCGAGCACGAGCTGCTTGGCTGGCTGCACGAGGCGGCGGACGAGGGGGCGGCGGTGGTGCTCAACCCGGCCGCCTGGTCGCACTACTCGATCGCGGTCCGGGACGCCTGCGCGATGCTCCGCGCCCCCCTGGTCGAGGTGCACATCTCCAACATCCACGCCCGGGAGGAGTTCCGGCACCACTCGGTGGTCTCCGCCGTGGCGACCGGGGTGATCTGCGGCCTCGGCGTGGACGGCTACCGGCTGGCCCTGCGCCACCTGGCGAGCCGGGCGGCCGTCGAGGGTCGCTCTGCGTGA
- the efp gene encoding elongation factor P, with amino-acid sequence MATTNDLKNGMVLNLDGELWAVVEFQHVKPGKGGAFVRTTLKNVLSGKVVDKTFNAGTKVETATVDKRTMQYLYADGEDYVFMDLETFDQITVPGGTVGEAANYLLPEAEATVATHEGVPLYIELPTSVVLEVTYTEPGLQGDRSTGGNKPATVETGATVQVPLFITTGEKIKVDTRDGRYLGRS; translated from the coding sequence ATGGCCACCACCAACGACCTCAAGAACGGCATGGTACTCAACCTCGACGGCGAGCTCTGGGCAGTCGTCGAGTTCCAGCACGTCAAGCCCGGTAAGGGCGGCGCGTTCGTGCGTACCACGCTGAAGAACGTGCTGTCCGGAAAGGTGGTCGACAAGACCTTCAACGCGGGCACCAAGGTCGAGACCGCGACCGTGGACAAGCGCACCATGCAATACCTGTACGCCGACGGCGAGGATTACGTCTTCATGGACCTGGAGACGTTCGACCAGATCACCGTGCCCGGCGGGACCGTCGGCGAGGCGGCCAACTACCTCCTCCCCGAGGCCGAGGCGACCGTCGCGACCCACGAGGGCGTGCCGCTCTACATCGAGCTGCCGACCTCCGTCGTGCTGGAGGTCACCTACACCGAACCGGGTCTGCAGGGCGACCGGTCGACCGGCGGCAACAAGCCGGCCACCGTCGAGACCGGCGCGACCGTCCAGGTGCCGCTCTTCATCACCACCGGCGAGAAGATCAAGGTCGACACCCGCGACGGCCGTTACCTCGGCCGCTCCTGA
- the nusB gene encoding transcription antitermination factor NusB codes for MPARRKARKRALDVLFEADLRDRPPVEVLAGYLERIEKPRPEHLGYAVSLVEGVAAHLDRIDELIASYAEGWTLDRMPTVDRNLARIAVYELLYIDEIDDAVAISEAVELARQMSTDDSPRFLNGILGRIAEYATR; via the coding sequence ATGCCGGCGCGCCGCAAGGCGCGCAAACGGGCACTGGACGTGTTGTTCGAGGCCGACCTGCGGGACCGGCCGCCGGTCGAGGTGCTGGCCGGCTACCTCGAACGGATCGAGAAGCCCCGCCCGGAGCACCTGGGTTACGCGGTGAGCCTGGTCGAGGGCGTCGCTGCGCACCTCGACCGGATCGACGAGCTGATCGCCAGCTACGCCGAGGGTTGGACGCTGGACCGGATGCCGACGGTCGACCGCAACCTGGCCCGGATCGCCGTGTACGAACTGCTCTACATCGACGAGATCGACGACGCGGTGGCGATCAGTGAGGCCGTCGAGCTGGCCCGGCAGATGTCGACCGACGACTCGCCGCGCTTCCTCAACGGCATCCTCGGCCGGATCGCCGAGTACGCCACCCGCTGA
- a CDS encoding transcriptional regulator, whose protein sequence is MPSEYAKSLGARLRSIRQQQGLSLQGVEEKSNGRWKAVVVGSYERGDRAVTVSRLAELAEFYRVPVSELLPDGSGVRHEPTSKIVLDLERLYDDASEELAYVARYARAIQQQRGDYNGRVLSIRADDLRALAIVYDASPSGLIERLTEHGVLVADPRAFFAN, encoded by the coding sequence ATGCCCTCTGAATACGCCAAGTCGCTGGGCGCCCGCCTGCGCTCCATCCGCCAGCAGCAGGGTCTGTCCCTGCAGGGTGTGGAGGAGAAGTCGAACGGGCGGTGGAAGGCCGTGGTGGTCGGCTCGTACGAGCGTGGCGACCGCGCCGTCACCGTGTCCCGCCTGGCGGAACTGGCCGAGTTCTACCGCGTTCCCGTCTCGGAGCTGCTGCCCGACGGCAGCGGGGTGCGACACGAGCCCACCAGCAAGATCGTGCTGGACCTGGAGCGCCTCTACGACGACGCCTCCGAGGAACTGGCCTACGTCGCCCGGTACGCCCGCGCCATCCAGCAGCAGCGCGGCGACTACAACGGCCGGGTGCTCTCCATCCGCGCCGACGACCTGCGCGCCCTCGCGATCGTCTACGACGCCTCGCCGTCGGGCCTGATCGAGCGGCTGACCGAGCACGGTGTGCTGGTCGCCGACCCGCGGGCGTTCTTCGCGAACTGA
- the pyrR gene encoding bifunctional pyr operon transcriptional regulator/uracil phosphoribosyltransferase PyrR, protein MAYPPAAQSSPPRQPSVKVILAAADVSRVVDRIAHQILEKTQGAADTVLLGIPTRGVPLARRLAARISTFEDVTVPVGVLDITLYRDDLRRQATRAVGPTELPSGGIDGSRVILVDDVLFSGRTVRAALDALSDVGRPASVQLAVLVDRGHRQLPIRADYVGKNIPTALAENVKVTLAETDGVDEVRLYPGAAA, encoded by the coding sequence GTGGCCTACCCACCGGCTGCCCAATCGTCGCCGCCGCGACAACCCTCGGTGAAGGTGATCCTCGCCGCAGCGGACGTGTCGCGGGTGGTCGACCGCATCGCCCACCAGATCCTGGAGAAGACCCAGGGTGCCGCCGACACCGTCCTGCTCGGCATACCCACCCGCGGCGTCCCGCTGGCGAGGCGCCTCGCCGCCCGGATCAGCACCTTCGAGGACGTGACCGTCCCGGTCGGCGTGCTCGACATCACCCTCTACCGCGACGACCTGCGCCGGCAGGCCACCCGCGCGGTCGGCCCCACCGAACTGCCCAGCGGCGGGATCGACGGCAGCCGGGTGATCCTGGTCGACGACGTGCTCTTCTCCGGTCGTACCGTGCGGGCCGCCCTCGACGCGCTCAGCGACGTCGGGCGGCCGGCCTCCGTGCAACTCGCCGTCCTGGTCGACCGCGGCCACCGCCAGTTGCCGATCCGCGCCGACTACGTCGGCAAGAACATCCCCACCGCGCTGGCCGAGAACGTCAAGGTCACCCTCGCCGAGACCGACGGCGTCGACGAGGTCCGGCTGTACCCAGGAGCCGCCGCATGA